The proteins below are encoded in one region of Clostridium estertheticum:
- a CDS encoding aminotransferase class I/II-fold pyridoxal phosphate-dependent enzyme, whose product MKINNRMSNVSEYHFKRIDDIKNKAITDRKKIIDLSIGDPDLPVNSKITDALIEALKCERYNNYPPYDGISELKKAVIKYYNDVYNVCLGLDEVIILIGSKEGINNIIPAVCDIGDCVIVPEPAYPVYSICSKLWGCVPYTVPLTQINGYMPRLDAIPEIIVNKCKLMFINYPNNPTGAVASKEFYKNVINFSYDNNIVLCNDSAYNEIIKEDKEPISLMQYDVLRQNVEFGTLSKTYNMTGYRIGYAVGNAKVINALLKIKSNCDSGQFIPVQKAAAAALNLERDYVHNIRKVYDERREVAKSVLLEKNIKFFDAEATFYLWCRTPKNYTTNEFCEELLINHGIVITPGNVFGKIGYDYFRIALTKDKLIIEEALKSLKKCGD is encoded by the coding sequence ATGAAAATAAATAATAGAATGTCTAATGTATCCGAATATCATTTCAAAAGGATTGATGATATTAAAAATAAAGCGATAACTGACCGGAAAAAAATTATTGACCTTAGTATAGGAGATCCAGATTTACCAGTCAATTCAAAAATCACAGATGCGCTAATAGAAGCCCTGAAATGTGAGAGATATAATAACTATCCTCCTTATGATGGAATAAGTGAACTCAAAAAAGCAGTTATAAAATATTATAATGACGTTTACAATGTATGCCTAGGTTTAGATGAAGTAATAATTCTTATAGGATCAAAGGAAGGTATAAACAATATAATTCCGGCTGTATGTGATATAGGAGATTGTGTAATAGTGCCTGAACCTGCATATCCAGTTTATAGTATTTGTTCAAAACTATGGGGTTGTGTTCCGTATACTGTGCCATTAACACAAATCAATGGATATATGCCAAGGCTTGATGCTATTCCTGAAATTATTGTTAATAAATGCAAATTGATGTTTATAAATTATCCTAATAACCCGACAGGTGCAGTAGCAAGTAAAGAGTTCTATAAGAATGTTATAAATTTTTCTTATGATAATAATATTGTTTTATGCAATGATTCGGCATATAATGAGATAATTAAGGAAGATAAAGAACCAATTAGCCTTATGCAATATGATGTATTAAGGCAAAACGTGGAATTTGGAACTTTATCAAAAACTTATAATATGACAGGGTATAGAATTGGGTATGCTGTAGGTAATGCTAAAGTAATAAATGCTCTTTTAAAAATAAAAAGTAATTGTGACTCTGGTCAATTCATACCAGTTCAAAAGGCTGCAGCTGCTGCTCTTAATTTAGAACGTGATTATGTTCATAATATAAGAAAAGTATATGACGAAAGACGTGAAGTTGCTAAAAGTGTTTTACTAGAAAAGAACATAAAATTCTTTGATGCTGAAGCTACTTTTTATTTATGGTGTAGAACACCTAAAAACTATACTACAAATGAATTTTGTGAAGAATTGCTGATTAATCATGGAATTGTGATTACACCAGGCAATGTTTTTGGGAAAATTGGGTACGATTACTTCCGTATAGCGCTTACAAAAGATAAGCTTATTATTGAAGAAGCTTTAAAATCTTTAAAAAAATGTGGCGATTAA
- a CDS encoding NCS2 family permease, translating into MKSTENIEKNSIFEKLFKLRENKTTVKTEILAGITTFITMAYIIIVNPNILRFAGMNVLGIKGEGAGAFTALNDPVVASVFAATCLTAAIGTFVMAFYANLPFAQAPGMGLNAFFTYSVCLGLGYTWQQALAAVFISGILFIIITLTSIREKIVDALPQNLKLAISGGIGLFIALIGFKGGGIIVSNKETLVAFGSLTSPSALVTLIGISITAIFMARKIKGSILIGIVITAIVGIPFGITKLAGVKIFSAPPSLAPTFMQFDFAGLLGSGAGKGVFSAIMSVVMVVITFSLVDLFDTIGTLVGTATKANMLDENGRVKNMNKALMSDALATTAGAIMGTSTVVTYVESTAGVAEGGRTGLTSATVGVLFLASLFFSGLVGIVPSEATAPALVIVGVLMMSSITKIDFEDFTEALPAFLTIAIMPFSYSIANGIAAGIIFYPIVKVATGRYKEVSPIVYVLAGLFIIRFIILP; encoded by the coding sequence ATGAAATCAACAGAAAATATTGAAAAAAATTCTATATTTGAGAAGCTTTTTAAATTAAGAGAAAACAAAACGACAGTTAAAACAGAAATACTTGCGGGTATAACTACATTTATAACTATGGCATATATTATAATTGTAAATCCTAATATTCTTAGATTTGCTGGAATGAATGTGCTAGGGATAAAAGGAGAAGGGGCAGGAGCTTTTACTGCGTTAAATGATCCAGTTGTAGCATCAGTTTTTGCAGCAACATGCCTTACAGCAGCAATAGGTACTTTCGTAATGGCTTTTTATGCCAACCTTCCTTTTGCACAGGCACCGGGAATGGGATTAAATGCATTCTTTACTTATAGTGTATGTTTAGGCCTAGGATATACATGGCAACAAGCGCTAGCCGCAGTTTTTATATCAGGAATTTTATTTATAATAATAACACTTACATCAATACGAGAAAAAATAGTGGATGCTTTGCCACAAAATTTAAAACTTGCTATTTCAGGTGGTATCGGATTATTTATAGCCCTTATAGGTTTTAAAGGTGGCGGAATAATTGTAAGTAATAAAGAAACTCTAGTAGCCTTTGGTAGTCTTACATCTCCAAGTGCATTAGTGACACTAATAGGCATATCTATTACGGCAATATTCATGGCTAGAAAAATAAAAGGATCTATACTAATTGGAATTGTTATAACTGCTATAGTGGGAATTCCGTTTGGAATTACAAAACTAGCAGGTGTTAAGATATTTAGTGCACCACCATCTCTTGCACCAACATTCATGCAGTTTGATTTTGCAGGTCTTTTAGGATCAGGTGCTGGTAAGGGAGTATTTTCAGCAATAATGAGTGTAGTAATGGTTGTAATAACATTTAGTTTAGTGGATTTATTTGACACAATAGGAACACTCGTAGGAACAGCAACAAAAGCTAATATGCTTGATGAGAATGGACGAGTAAAAAATATGAATAAGGCATTAATGTCAGATGCATTAGCAACTACTGCAGGAGCAATTATGGGAACAAGTACAGTAGTAACTTATGTTGAATCCACAGCAGGAGTTGCAGAAGGTGGAAGAACAGGTCTTACATCAGCTACAGTTGGAGTCTTATTTTTAGCTTCATTATTTTTTAGTGGACTTGTAGGAATAGTACCATCAGAGGCGACTGCCCCAGCACTTGTAATAGTTGGAGTGCTTATGATGAGTTCAATTACAAAAATTGATTTTGAAGATTTTACGGAAGCACTCCCAGCATTCTTAACAATAGCAATAATGCCATTTAGCTATAGTATAGCAAATGGAATAGCAGCAGGAATTATTTTTTACCCAATAGTAAAAGTAGCAACAGGTAGGTATAAAGAAGTAAGCCCTATAGTTTATGTTTTAGCAGGCTTATTTATAATTAGATTTATTATATTACCTTAA